One genomic window of Monodelphis domestica isolate mMonDom1 chromosome 1, mMonDom1.pri, whole genome shotgun sequence includes the following:
- the LOC103092122 gene encoding olfactory receptor 1D2-like, producing the protein MGFQNQTTVSEFLLLGLTQDPEHEKFLFGPFLAMYLVTMAGNLLIILAIVSDVCLHTPMYFFLANLSFTDVCFVSNTIPKMLVNLYTQKKTIPYTGCLIQLYFLVSLVALDNLLLAVMAYDRFVAICRPLHYTMIMSPRLCILFLVACWVLSILYGLTHTILMATLTFCGPREISHIFCEMYVLLRLACSDTRVNQAVLIITGSLLFIIPFLLMLISYVQIVKAILRIPSASGKYKAFSTCASHLAVVSLFYGTLFGVYLQPLKTYSMKDSVATVMYAVVTPMLNPFIYSLRNKDMKGSLKKLLRGKTAS; encoded by the coding sequence ATGGGCTTTCAAAATCAGACCACTGTTTCTGAGTTCCTCCTCTTGGGTCTCACTCAGGATCCAGAACACGAGAAATTTCTTTTTGGACCATTCCTGGCTATGTACCTAGTCACTATGGCTGGGAACCTGCTGATTATCCTGGCTATTGTTTCTGATGTTTGCCTCCACACACCCATGTATTTCTTTTTGGCCAACCTGTCCTTCACTGATGTCTGCTTTGTATCTAATACAATCCCCAAGATGCTGGTGAATCTCTATACCCAGAAAAAGACCATCCCCTACACTGGATGCCTGATACAGCTGTATTTTTTAGTTTCATTGGTGGCTTTGGACAATCTCCTCCTGGCTGTGATGGCTTATGATCGTTTTGTGGCCATATGCCGTCCCCTTCACTATACCATGATCATGAGCCCCAGGCTATGCattctttttttagttgcatgctggGTCCTCTCCATTCTTTATGGACTGACCCACACAATCCTCATGGCCACTTTGACATTCTGTGGGCCCAGGGAAATCAGTCACATCTTCTGTGAGATGTATGTCCTACTACGATTGGCTTGCTCTGATACCCGGGTCAACCAAGCAGTGCTAATCATAACAGGTTCTCTCCTCTTCATCATTCCCTTTCTGCTCATGCTTATTTCCTATGTTCAAATTGTCAAGGCTATCCTGAGGATCCCATCAGCTTCTGGGAAGTACAAAGCCTTCTCTACCTGTGCCTCACATCTGGCTGTGGTCTCTTTGTTCTATGGTACCCTCTTTGGGGTGTACTTGCAACCTTTGAAAACCTATTCTATGAAAGACTCAGTGGCCACAGTTATGTATGCTGTGGTGACACCCATGTTGAACCCCTTTATCTATAGTCTAAGGAACAAGGACATGAAGGGTTCCTTGAAGAAGCTTCTCAGAGGGAAAACTGCatcttga